TGACTCACTGAGAAGAAGAACAAACGCCTGGCTTACAttggtcattttttatttgataacTAGAATACTTGCATTATCAGTATCAAAATATATGCAAACACTCGTCCCAACTAGATcaaaatgcaatttcagctgaaattatgtggggatgctgagagctgaattgtggaagaactgccgaaaatagcataaaaagccacaaaagttgctaaaatggcattcagtagctaaaaatgataaaaaaaaaagaaactagctgaaagtagcctaaaaacagctgaaaatagctatTAAAATAGCTATTAACAgggatgcttactcagcatccccactaataagTGATAATATGACTGTAAAAAGAACAATTCATGCTTATATATGACcaataaaataatgacaaatgACTAGAAATAAAATTTAAGCCGCATTTAGTTGGTTAAAGTTGCAAGCTCATCCAGTATTTAAATTATGTGGTTCATTGAGCAACTTTTTGTTTCCGTTgtgaaaactgtatttttttcttttgtcagttACAGGTAAGACAACTGTGCAGAACGATGGAGGGCCTCCATCTTTAGATCATCTCACTGATACAACAGAGTATGTAGTAATCGAATCAGACTCTCAACCTGCTCCAGATGTAGCCCCAGTTATTTCTGACATCGTCGATGCCGCCACCAAGACAGAGGAGGTCCTTGCAACAGTGAATGAGACGAAGGATGATGTCCTGGAAACAGTGAACAAGACGAAGGATGATGTCCTGGAAACAGTGAATGAGAAGAAGGATGACGCCCTGGAAACACTCAATGAAAAGAAAGACGAGGTCCTGGAAACTTTGaatgagaaaaaagaagaggtcCTGGAAACTATCAGCAAGACAGAGGAAGTTGTGGAAAACACCATCAAGGCTGAGGCCaagaaaagtaaagaaaaaatcaaTCTGTTtggcaaaatgttcaaaaagaagGCTGAACCTCCTGCACCTCAGCCAGCCCCTGTTGAGGTTATTGAAGAAAAAGTTGCCCCAAGTGAAGATCAAACAGATCAAAAAGCTCCAGAGGAAAGTCCGCCTGCCAGTGATGAACCGGTGAGTGCACTTTACATGTTTGCTTTTGATGctctgtatttattttcctATAACCAACAAATCCCATGAAGAAAAACTAAACCTAAATCAACCCTTTAACAGTTGTACCTACACAAGACTGCCATATGGCCTTTTATTCCTCTTCCTTGatactttagagcagtggtgttcacatttgtttgcccaaggcacacctaagatcaagcaaAAATACCAAGGCACACCATGTTCATGTCTATGCAAAATACACTCTGTAACACAGGAGCTGTAGTTGTTGATAGTAGTTGTAATAAATTTTAacagcacacctagacttgcctcaaggcacataatttgggaaacactgctcttgAGGTCCactgttgattaaaaaaaatggtaggAGAGCCAAAAAGCACCAATGGAAGTAATACTGCAATTTTTATTTGGGGTTTTCATTGTTGTTTGAAGACATAAGAAAAGGGTTAATCTGCAAATATTTTTCTATAATCccaaaataatgtcaaaaatcTGTTGGATTAGAATAAATGTCCATTACCAATGGTTTTACCCCAATTACCACACTATAGACGTATTACCAAAAATACATATGTATTTCATGTTAACACAACATTACATCACTTTGAAACCACAAAAATATATGCCTAAATGTACAAAATCTAAATTTTTAGTTTGTAATAGATACATATGGAAAGTGTCCTTACCTACAATACGGTAAAAGTAGATTATTCAATGCTTTTATtacacagttttaaatgcattttgatcgcagtttaaaaagtaataaagttCAATAtattttcacagtaaaatacaattatggacatgttttcaaatttattattctacttttaaagttaaaaaaaatggaggcAAAAAATCTACATAGTATGTTgagtgcagtgttaattttgtcaactaaaaatgttcgttcaCTACcttttttgataagaaaaactagacttagagtagctaaaaatagatctttgatgtcaaaaacttggatgaaaaaaaagtctagttttcatcaagataaCTAAAGTCTCTTTCTTTAGTTTCagtgccttttagttttagtcacatttttgtcatttttgcccttttgcaGTTtaggtctagttttagtccaatttgagtcaacaaatacattttagtccatttttattcaataaaagtccttacattttagtcttgccAAACACTCCCTAACCCTGCCATTGGAAAATATTTATATCTTTCTTTTGGTACATCCCATTATATGAGAAAGTAAAGTACACACCAAATAGTATTCAGGAAGTATACTTGAGTAACCTTAAATTAGACCCATTTTAGTAGGTTAAAGTGCACCAAATACACTCAAAATTTAGCCTTTGTGCTACTTCAGTGTGTTTGAAATTCATTTCGCACAAAATGAATTGttaattttagcacattttaagTATACAAACTTCTAGGCTCTTGGCCAGAACTCTTTCGTGTGCTTTAGTATTTTACTGTTCATTCTTTCTATAACTTTCTATAAcaaaaagtagatttttttgtgatttaatgCAATGCAACAAATACTAgccaaatttaaatgtttagttGTCAGTCCAAGCGACTAGTTTTCTCCATACGGGATAAATAATGAACAGTGCTGTATAAATGATTGTATTTCCATAAATGATACAGAGTTGGACTGAAAGACTTACTAATCTAATACagtatgataaaaaaaaactcctcaagcAACAACTATTTCGCAGGATTGTTATACTACATGATATTACAGTGAAGTTAATTTGTGAGCACAGGATTGTCATATGTGTTCCCCTGTAAAACAGATGTATCATATCTTaatgaaaatgttgattttcataaaaaagCAGACGGGCTCAAGTGGAAAAGAAGCTGCCACCATCATCGTCATTGAGCACAGAGAAGAAGTTGAATATCTACGACCAAAAACTGACGCGTCAACCCAGACGGAAAGAAAATCTGAAGTAGATCGTTCAACTCAAACTAGTGAAGATGTTGAGGAAGTTGTGATGAAGACAGCAGCAACCGAAGAGGATTTTCTGTCTGAGTCCGTCGTCGTCATAGGAGAGGAAGCTGTTGAAAAGATCTCAAAAGCAGAGCCTTTGGACCCTGGGATCATCATCGAAGAAGTGGTCATCATGGAGGACAGCGTGTATGAGAATATAGTTTTCAAAGCAGAGCGGGTTGAGGTGACTGAATCATTTGCAGAAAGTGAAACAGCTGAAGAGGTCTTGACCAGCCTTCCAACAGTTGTGGCAAAATGTGTCGAGGCAGTTTTCACTACTAGTTCTGGATCTACTGACTCTGCTACTTTACCAAAGCCAAGTGTACATGAAGGCACCAGTGAAAGTGCTGAAGACATGTCAGCTGATGCAGTGCTGATAGAAGATGAGGCAGGGATTTTGGTAATGGAACCCATTTTAGGGGTTGCTTTTGAGGAACCAAATCTAACATCAGCAACCAAACTCAAGCCAGTAGAAGAACATTCTTCCTCTCTTATGACAAAAGTTCTGGTAAATGAAGATCCTGTCCAGGAagaagctgctgctgttgctgctcaTGTTGTCGCTCCTGACGACATACCGGGAACAAGTGGCCAAGAGAAACTTGCTCCTGTGAATATAGAATGGCCTTCAGCAAAGTATGATTGTTGTCTTGAAGACAAAAGCATCTTTCTGGCAACTTACAATGGACTCATCACCATTGAGGAACTTCCAGAAGATACTTTAGATTCTTCTGATGAAGTCAAACCTGAGTCTATAGTTGAACTGATTTCTATGGATGAAAATGTCACGGTTAGTCGAGATGTGGTAGCTGATGTGGGACTAGAAATTCTTGAAGAAGCCGAATCCAGTCCTGTTACTGTTAAAGAAGATGCTGAGGTGATACCACAGACTGCAATTGATGCCCTTGTTCTAGAATTAGGAACTATCACTCATCAAGAGCATGCAGGAGTTTATGGCGTTGTCCAGCAAGAAGAGGTACTCATTGCAACAAATTTTGTGTCTCTTTCTGGAGAACAAGAAGCAAGTCTTGCTTTGCCAAATAAGCCATTTGAGACCATGGCTGTGGAGGTAATTGAAGAGGCAACAGAGGTTTCATCTATTGGAGCTGAGGCAACActggaaaatgcagagaaaggcacaactctgcaagcagagagaatagaaacatccaaacaaatcccccaaaatttcaaagaacaAGTGCAAGAGAATCCAATTCAACAAGGACTTGTACAGGAGAACCTTATTCCAGTTGAAGTGCCAATGGAAGATGTTGATGGAGACATGGCTCCACCAATTGAGGTCGCAGAGGAATGTATTGAACAAGCTGATTTAAACCCTGTTGTTTCTTCAGAGCCTGCAGAAGAGATTGCAAGCCTTCCTGTGAAACAACCCCTAATGAAAGGGCTCATGTTGAAGTTGGAGGACACACTGGAATCAGTTGTGGAGGCTATTTCAGAGAAGCTTGAACTTAATGGGAACATCAAGGAACCTATACACGAGCAATCAGTTGGGCTGCAAATGGAAGAGTCCGAGCCATGTGTTTCAGTCCAAGAGGAACGTGTGGAGGTCATCACCCCAGTGCAAGTGCTGCCAGAAGTAGATCAAGACACAGCTCATCTGTCTGTGGTTGTGCCAGAATGTACTGTACCAGCTGAAATAAAACTAGCCGTTCCTGAAGAACCTGTGGACGACGGTGCAAGCCAACTTACCCAGCAACCAAAAACCACAGGGCTAATTCTGAAGATAGAGAACATACTGGAATCAGTTGTTGAGGTTACCTCAGCAAAGCTTgaagtttctgaaaaaaaagacaaagaatcTGCAGATGAGCAAGGCTGTATGCCAAAGATGGAAAAGGAATCAGAGTTTTATGTTTCAGTCCAGAAAGGAGTCGTTGAGAAGTGCCTCACCCCAGTTGGAGAGCTTTTAGAAGATGCAGCCGAAGAACATGCTGCTCCATTTGTGGTTCCagtaaaatgttctgaaactccTATCATGTTCGAGGAGGCAGTGAAGTACAGTACAAATCTTCTTGAAGACCAACTTCTGGTACATTCAGACAACCAGCCAGAATCTGATGTTGAGGCTGTTTCAGAGGGTAATGTTACTGAGAGTGCCGTTGGGGAAATTGTCGATGATCAAGATCCTGTGCCCATGACAGATGCGAAGGAAGAGTTGGAGCCATCTGTTTCAGTCCAAGAGCCCCTTGTGGAGAAGGTCCTCACCCCAATGCACATGCTGATGCAGGATAGTCAAGTAACAGCCTGCCCACCTATATCTGCTTTAGAAAGTATTGTAccaactgaaaaaaatccacTCATTCCTGAAGAACCAGTGGAAGACAGTGCAAGCCTTCTTACCCAACAACCAAAAACCACACTAGAATCAGCTGGTCAAGCTATTTTAGTGAATCTCAAAGTTACTGAAGACATATGTGAGGAACCTACAGGCAATGAAGATAATGTGCAAGGGATGCAAGTTGGGGAAAAGTCAGagctttgtgtttctgtgcaaGGGGAATTTAGAGAAGAGAATATCACTGAAGTTGGAGAGCTTTTAGAGGACACCTATGAAGAAAATGCAGCTGCATTTGTGGTTGCAGTAAAATGTTATGAAACAATTCCTATCGTTTCCGAGGAGCTGGTTGTGGACAGTAAAAGTCTTCATGAAGACCAACAAAAAACCAAAGTGCTTATGGTACAGTCAGAAAGCTTACAAGAAGCAGATGTTGAAGCTATTTCCGAAAAGACTGAAGTGACTGAGAGCACAGTAGGGGAACCTGAAGATAATCAAGATTGTATGCTCAAGACAGATGCAAAGGAGGAGTCTGAACCTTGTGGGTCAGTCCAAGAGAAACTGCCTGAGAATGTCACAACAGTTGAAGCACTTTTGGAGGAAGCTTCTGAAGAAACAGTTGCTCCAACTTTGGTCAGTTTCGAATGCATTAAACCAATACGTACAAACATTGCCTATTCTGTTCCTGTGCAGCGACCTTTAGCCAAGGGGCTCATTGTAAATCTTGAGGATACATTGGAATCGGCTGAAGAAGCAACCTTTGAGAAGCTTGAACTTGTACTTGAAGCATCAGATGTGGCACAGATGGATGCTGAGGAGCCTGTGCCTTGTGTTTTAGTTCAAGAAGACCTTATTGAGGAGATGCATGCACCGGTGGAGGTGTCATTGGAAGATCCTGTAACAGAAGCAAATGCCCAATCTGTTGTTTCAGAGATTGTACCAGCAGATGTGCCACAGATGGATGCCAAGGAGGAGCCCGCGCCTTGTGTTATTGTCCAAGAGAAACTTGTTGAGGAGATTGTTGCACCGGCTGAGGTGTCATTGGGAGATGTTGTAACAGGAGCAGATGCTTCATCTGTTTTTGCAGTAATTGAACCAGCAGATATGCCACAGATGGATGCCAAAGAGGAGCCTGAGCCTTGTGTTTTTGTCCAAGAGGACCTTGTTGAGGAGATTCCTGCATCTGTTGAGGTGTCTTTGGGAGATTTTCTAACAGAAGCAGATGCTTCATCTGTTTGTGCAGTAGTTGAACCAGCAAATATGCCACAGATGGATGCCAGGGAGGAACCTGAGCCTTGTGTTTTAGTCCAAAAGAACCTTGTTGAGGAGATTCCTGCACCAGTTGAGGTGTTATTGGGAGATCTTCTAACAGAAGCAGATGCTTCATCTGTTGTTGCAGCACTTAAACCATCAGATGTACCACAGATGGATGCCAAGGAGGTGCCAGAGCCTTGTGTTTTAGTCCAAGAGGACCTTGTTAAGGAGTTCATCGCCCCAGTTGAGGTACAATTGGAAGATATTACAGAAACAGATGGAGCATATGCTAAATGTATAAGACAAACTGAATCAAATCCTGCATTTTCTTGAGAATCTTCAGAAGACTGTGTGACCCTTCCTGAGCAGGAACCAGAAGCCACAGGTCTCTTGGTAAAGAAGAAGAACTATTAAgaatcagtgtcattttagTAGAAGATGACATTACGGACAAACAAGTTGATGAACTATGACGGCACAACAGGATGAGTCTGAGCCATAGCTTTTTGATCCAGAAGGACCTTGTTGAGAATCTTGTTGCCCCATttctaatgatttttttttctgtagaaaATGCAAGCTTTCTTGAGCAGAAGCAAAAGAGCAAGGAGATAATGGAAAGCTTCAAAACAGCTGAAGATTCTCTAGTGGACACTTCCCATAAGATTGTAGCAGGTATCTTTGCAGAAGATGTTGAATCTGATTGTGGATGGAGACTCCAAATAGAACTAAACAGATTTAATATTCAGCTGACAAAGTACACAAAGGACTGAGCATGTCCCTGCTATGAATTTAGACATGAAAAGTTTACATGCTGGTCTGCAGTCTGTCTGTACATCAGTTGTTGCTATTTCATTATACAAGCATGGTGATTTAGGGTGATCATTATTGAGATACAGTATTACAGTTACTATTCTTGAGTGCAATAAATATGTGCAATAAATTTTGAAGACTTATTTTAAGTGTTGCTGTTTTAGAAACCATCTACCTCTTTGGAATGTCATGTCTTTAACAATATGAGGTATTAATGCAGCTGGAATGTAGgataatttgtatttttttgtaacaaTGTGAAGCATCTTAGTATTTATCTTAAACACAGTTTACATtgtaaagaagtgaaacttttttccaataaaatcttgaattaaaaactggaaatttCTCTTTCTTATCACAATTTAGCCATAATTTGTCAAAATTGTATATCAGaattgaaaaggaaaagaaaaatatgaccAAGTATAAGGTCACATGGATAAAGAACAGAAATTTAATCCTAAAAAAATACTCTCTAAAACCTAAGTAGTGTTGAAAACAACATCCAAAAACCTGGCAGGAGCTCTGAAAACTGCACAAAATTTCATCGTGAGAAAATCTTTATTCCTCAGCTTTAGTAGTAGGAGACATGCAATTAAAAACATGGGACAGTGTAAAACCTTGGTTTGACAAAGAAAATTTGCTTTTGCCCCAAAGCTTGTTTGAGTTTGCTGGGCCACAAAGTATggttacaaatatatatataagaaaAGACAATTTAAATGACCTTACAGATACCTGATTTAAACAAACTTAATGGTAAGAGCTCAGTAATTGTACTTTGTGACCCTACAGCCATTTTATGAATAATACTGGTGTATCTGAAAGCAAAACATTTGTCCTGAAATCTCccatttatgaaacaaaaatatgacacaTTAAAGATAGATATGGGTTCTGGTTGGCCCCAGATGATTTTCAGGCTGCAGCATACtgatgtttgggaaaggccGGGTTTAAAGATTGCAGTTTCAATTATATGggtaaatgttttaatttaaggCTATTTTTAGCCTTTATGTTATCTTGAAGGGTAATATCAGAGGAGCAGTCAGAGGcctttattaaacattaaaagaaTGGGGTATCTTATGAAGCAACATTTTAGTAAAGGGTACACAAATAACTAAATACTTTCCCGTTTTAATGCAGAAGAGCAACTGTTTTTATGatatacttaaaaaaatgtacaagcCAACCATTGCCAAAAATTACAACATTATTTATAGTTGTCTTTCTCTTTATAGTGAaccatgtgttttgttgttaaaataGCATCTGCTTTCACCAAAGACTGACAATATTCTTATCAGGCCACACTGAAGGACAGTTCAAGCAAATGGCTTCATTCAAAATTGTCTTGAAATCAGAGTTGgtcaatttcttttttaaatccataaatacatttttcaccCTAAAGACACTGCTACGTATTTGATTTTCCTAGCATTTCACAGGGCATAACTCTCACACATTGTTGAATATCAATGAGTGAGGGGTGGGACAGACACATTAATAAAAGGCTGATTGTTGACAATGCCCCGAGTAGGCAGAGGCATGGTTGGAATTGTGCTCCCATCTCAATGCTGCGATTAAGACACTCACTGCTTGCATATCAGCACCGCTGCTCTAACATAATTCTGAAGGGCTAACTCTTTGTGATGGTGTATAGGACGCAGCTAACGTAGAGCCAGAATTGTCCCCAGAACCAGAGCCGGAAAGTGTAACTCCAGACCCGAGTCCAGAAGAGGAAAAagctcctgaaccagagacagaGAACAGTCAACCGGAGGAAGAGCCAGAGGAGAGCATCCCAGAAGAGAATCCAGTTATGAACTTCTTCAAAACACTAGTAAGTGATgccattttaactttaaagtgtaGGTTTGAATGCCTTTGATAATGAAATTGCTGCTTGTGTGATATTAGACTGCTTTGGGCAATATTGAAGTGAAGAACTGCTCAAAATTTAGTAAACAGatattttcttgtaattttcgCTGCAAATAGAGCTGCAAAAACGAAAAGTTTAAATATATTCCAATTCCTGTTTGAACCTCCCTGGAATTGTGACTTTTAAATAATACTCCTGGAAAAGTATGATAAGAACATTTAAAGGAAGCAACCAGTtatattttaatgctatttattttattctgtgtcaaaattggtgggaaaactGTGGTTTTATGACAGTAAAGGTATCCATGACTAAAATCTGCCATGATGACAGAGCCTGATGGTAAACGTACAACAAGCAGCTATTGTATTTCCTCTTCATCATGCTGTCTTTTGGACTCTTGCCGTTTTAAAGAGTTACCATTGCCCTTGCCCCATGCTAATCAAGTCTTTGAACATGCGGGAATGTGGCGGCCTATTGTTCAACCCATAGTGTGAGCTCACAAGGGAGGCCTGTGCTGTTGGAAGTTGAGATTTGTGAAGATAGAGCGAGGGCAGGCCTACGCCATCTCCGGAGCACAATGGCTGTCACAATGACAGCGCATGTACTGTATGTGCTCTGTCAGGGACCTCAGTGTGCACTCTGTAGGCCTCAGTTAGTGTATCATAAAGGCCTATGTCTGCTTTTATGAAAGGCTTCTGTTTATTCTACATAATTATTTTTCTGTGCCTGTTACATCAACTTGACATGCTGATTCTGATTCCTCAACCCTGCAGCGTCATTGCTATGCATATACATTATGCAGCAGAATAAGCAACATTTCAAAGGgccttttcttttctgtcttctAGCCTGGTTCTTGAAAAGTTGTTGAATTTTggctatttttcttttttttgttgcacagGTGACTCCCactaaaccaacaaaaaaggaaacagctACTCCTGCTGCTGCAAAAGATCAGGTAATCTCATTTAATAAGGCATAATGAAAGTGATCCTGTTCATTTATCACTATCACTATGTGTTTATTGGTTTCACATACTTCCATTACCCATCATTATATCATACATATTATATTGCAGGTTTTGGAAATGCAGAGAATTTTCATAGTTTGCTTGCATCTATGTTAATTTCTGGTCAAATTAAGGATGTCCCTTGCTCCATCTTATGTCTTAACAAGAGCTAGATTCTCCTAAGCATTTACAAGCCATGCTGATAtttgttttgcttcattttaaCTGCTATTGCTCTAATTGCTTCCTATTTTTGTTGCTAAATAGCCCCCAGAGGAGAGCCAACCAGATGCAACTACTACTGTGAGAAAATTACCTTTAAAGAGTTTTGATTTGTCTTACAAATCGTGCAGTGAGGATAAAAATGTACTGATCACTGCAGGCTCAAGTTAACTTTATGAACTGCCACTTCTTTGCTAATTGTGCATTTTGCATGCTTATTAGATCTGCAGTACTTCTTTGGATGTCTGCAGTACTCGCCTATAATTCTTACTGTGTATCTTTAAAAGTTGCTGTCGGTAGTTTGAAAAGTTTACGGCACAGTATTGTTTTAACACCCGCTCTCTCTTAACTAGGTTGCACAAGTTTCTGAACCGCCCGCAGCACCCAAAGGAATGTCTATCCCACCGCCACCTCCTCCAGAGCCACCGAAAATGGAAATCAAAGCAGAGCCAGCAGCAAAACCTGCCAAATCCTCACCGAAAGTAGAACCAAAAGCTGCTGCAAAAGAACCCGAGCCAGGAAAAGGAAAATCAGCCAAAGATACTCTGAGCAAATTCTTCCGTCCAAAGGTAAACAAACTGCAAACGAGAGATAAAAGATTATTTATGTAGACCTTCTGTGAGTGCATGTTGCTCTGTGTTTGGGTTTTTAAAGTCGTGTGAAACATGCTGTATGTGAATTTGAGGTACTACTAGGTGTCAAGGCATCAAAAGGCAAAGGCGCTTCAAGTGGAGCCAAAGCTTCGGCCAAGCCTGGAGCAGGGGTACAGTAGATTATTGCATTCTCAAACTGACCATTGCTTATTCCACCATCAACTAAACAAGTGCTGTTACTCTGGAGGTGGCAGAAACTAATTAATATACCAAactccaaaaataaatcaaggGTATTTATCCTGTTTAAGCTAACCCTGGAGAAATAGGTTAGCAGTACCAGTGTGACTTTGGCCAGAGATTTCCCTGGAAATATCTTCATAAGACCACAACTGTTTCCCCccagcataaaaaaaaacatataagtGATTAGTTCATAATCAAAAATGCTTGACATGTTTGGAAGAACATTGATTTTTGCCCTTTGATAATTAGCCTAGTTAAGTACAAAGACATGAAACATGGTGAAATAGCTAGTTTGGCTAGTGCccaaaccagtggttcccaacattATTTCCTCAGAGTGCTTAGAGATTTTCCTCCTTGTTGGAATCCCACAAACTTCTGCGTTTTTGCATCGTCTCCATTCTTATCCCAacaggtttgtttgttagcGCCAGCTGTGTTGTGTTTATTGTTACATCATTTCTTTGCtgcattcctattggttggttagtCGATGTAAATCGTAGCAGCAGTCACACTGTGAAATGGTCATCCTAAATTTTATCCCAGGCTTTTTTTGGTTGCAAGACCATGACAACAGCCGTCTGTCAACCTGTCTCACAGTGTGATGTAGATGTGATGTCAAAGATATCACCCTGATTGGCCATCTATTATC
This window of the Cheilinus undulatus linkage group 11, ASM1832078v1, whole genome shotgun sequence genome carries:
- the bcas1 gene encoding breast carcinoma-amplified sequence 1 isoform X9, coding for MGNEQSNAKERTKSVKKTERHENGSVNGLSTPDGPEIDVTGKTTVQNDGGPPSLDHLTDTTEYVVIESDSQPAPDVAPVISDIVDAATKTEEVLATVNETKDDVLETVNKTKDDVLETVNEKKDDALETLNEKKDEVLETLNEKKEEVLETISKTEEVVENTIKAEAKKSKEKINLFGKMFKKKAEPPAPQPAPVEVIEEKVAPSEDQTDQKAPEESPPASDEPDAANVEPELSPEPEPESVTPDPSPEEEKAPEPETENSQPEEEPEESIPEENPVMNFFKTLVTPTKPTKKETATPAAAKDQPPEESQPDATTTVAQVSEPPAAPKGMSIPPPPPPEPPKMEIKAEPAAKPAKSSPKVEPKAAAKEPEPGKGKSAKDTLSKFFRPKVLLGVKASKGKGASSGAKASAKPGAGADPSKAGTLEAAAKPEPPPPVQEEKKTASKSAFLSLFKPKVLLDNMTSKVQAASTSGVRFLRRTAGVAADPKKETPAPAAAADTAQTAKEEPKAAAKSSEAAVENKPASAAPPAGEDAAPVPKLEKRNSIHKFFKNLGQKRGSTDAGVQAEAAAAAEKAK
- the bcas1 gene encoding breast carcinoma-amplified sequence 1 isoform X1 — its product is MGNEQSNAKERTKSVKKTERHENGSVNGLSTPDGPEIDVTGKTTVQNDGGPPSLDHLTDTTEYVVIESDSQPAPDVAPVISDIVDAATKTEEVLATVNETKDDVLETVNKTKDDVLETVNEKKDDALETLNEKKDEVLETLNEKKEEVLETISKTEEVVENTIKAEAKKSKEKINLFGKMFKKKAEPPAPQPAPVEVIEEKVAPSEDQTDQKAPEESPPASDEPDAANVEPELSPEPEPESVTPDPSPEEEKAPEPETENSQPEEEPEESIPEENPVMNFFKTLVTPTKPTKKETATPAAAKDQPPEESQPDATTTVAQVSEPPAAPKGMSIPPPPPPEPPKMEIKAEPAAKPAKSSPKVEPKAAAKEPEPGKGKSAKDTLSKFFRPKTIKNPEPTEEVDAQPVVEEKETPEEVAEIIVEVQETPVEVPEPVVEVKSENVVEPPETAEESAQPDVEEQIAADAEVPQPEIETEKADPSKAGTLEAAAKPEPPPPVQEEKKTASKSAFLSLFKPKVLLDNMTSKVQAASTSGVRFLRRTAGVAADPKKETPAPAAAADTAQTAKEEPKAAAKSSEAAVENKPASAAPPAGEDAAPVPKLEKRNSIHKFFKNLGQKRGSTDAGVQAEAAAAAEKAK
- the bcas1 gene encoding breast carcinoma-amplified sequence 1 isoform X2, with product MGNEQSNAKERTKSVKKTERHENGSVNGLSTPDGPEIDVTGKTTVQNDGGPPSLDHLTDTTEYVVIESDSQPAPDVAPVISDIVDAATKTEEVLATVNETKDDVLETVNKTKDDVLETVNEKKDDALETLNEKKDEVLETLNEKKEEVLETISKTEEVVENTIKAEAKKSKEKINLFGKMFKKKAEPPAPQPAPVEVIEEKVAPSEDQTDQKAPEESPPASDEPDAANVEPELSPEPEPESVTPDPSPEEEKAPEPETENSQPEEEPEESIPEENPVMNFFKTLVTPTKPTKKETATPAAAKDQPPEESQPDATTTVAQVSEPPAAPKGMSIPPPPPPEPPKMEIKAEPAAKPAKSSPKVEPKAAAKEPEPGKGKSAKDTLSKFFRPKVLLGVKASKGKGASSGAKASAKPGAGETPVEVPEPVVEVKSENVVEPPETAEESAQPDVEEQIAADAEVPQPEIETEKADPSKAGTLEAAAKPEPPPPVQEEKKTASKSAFLSLFKPKVLLDNMTSKVQAASTSGVRFLRRTAGVAADPKKETPAPAAAADTAQTAKEEPKAAAKSSEAAVENKPASAAPPAGEDAAPVPKLEKRNSIHKFFKNLGQKRGSTDAGVQAEAAAAAEKAK
- the bcas1 gene encoding breast carcinoma-amplified sequence 1 isoform X5, which codes for MGNEQSNAKERTKSVKKTERHENGSVNGLSTPDGPEIDVTGKTTVQNDGGPPSLDHLTDTTEYVVIESDSQPAPDVAPVISDIVDAATKTEEVLATVNETKDDVLETVNKTKDDVLETVNEKKDDALETLNEKKDEVLETLNEKKEEVLETISKTEEVVENTIKAEAKKSKEKINLFGKMFKKKAEPPAPQPAPVEVIEEKVAPSEDQTDQKAPEESPPASDEPDAANVEPELSPEPEPESVTPDPSPEEEKAPEPETENSQPEEEPEESIPEENPVMNFFKTLVTPTKPTKKETATPAAAKDQPPEESQPDATTTVAQVSEPPAAPKGMSIPPPPPPEPPKMEIKAEPAAKPAKSSPKVEPKAAAKEPEPGKGKSAKDTLSKFFRPKTIKNPEPTEEVDAQPVVEEKETPEEVAEIIVEVQETPVEVPEPVVEVKSENVVEPPETAEESAQPDVEEQIAADAEVPQPEIETEKADPSKAGTLEAAAKPEPPPPVQEEKKTASKSAFLSLFKPKAADPKKETPAPAAAADTAQTAKEEPKAAAKSSEAAVENKPASAAPPAGEDAAPVPKLEKRNSIHKFFKNLGQKRGSTDAGVQAEAAAAAEKAK
- the bcas1 gene encoding breast carcinoma-amplified sequence 1 isoform X8, with product MGNEQSNAKERTKSVKKTERHENGSVNGLSTPDGPEIDVTGKTTVQNDGGPPSLDHLTDTTEYVVIESDSQPAPDVAPVISDIVDAATKTEEVLATVNETKDDVLETVNKTKDDVLETVNEKKDDALETLNEKKDEVLETLNEKKEEVLETISKTEEVVENTIKAEAKKSKEKINLFGKMFKKKAEPPAPQPAPVEVIEEKVAPSEDQTDQKAPEESPPASDEPDAANVEPELSPEPEPESVTPDPSPEEEKAPEPETENSQPEEEPEESIPEENPVMNFFKTLVTPTKPTKKETATPAAAKDQPPEESQPDATTTVAQVSEPPAAPKGMSIPPPPPPEPPKMEIKAEPAAKPAKSSPKVEPKAAAKEPEPGKGKSAKDTLSKFFRPKVLLGVKASKGKGASSGAKASAKPGAGKADPSKAGTLEAAAKPEPPPPVQEEKKTASKSAFLSLFKPKVLLDNMTSKVQAASTSGVRFLRRTAGVAADPKKETPAPAAAADTAQTAKEEPKAAAKSSEAAVENKPASAAPPAGEDAAPVPKLEKRNSIHKFFKNLGQKRGSTDAGVQAEAAAAAEKAK